A genome region from Bradyrhizobium commune includes the following:
- a CDS encoding branched-chain amino acid ABC transporter permease — MSFVLVQVIVGGLLLGAVYALFSSGLTLVWGMMNIVNFAHGDFVMLGMYVAYVVYTLMGGGPILGAPLATLVLATVGVVIYFALIRDVMKGPMLAQILGTFGLALLLRYSVFWWFGANFLSMPQDIVGGTYAFAGLRIEASRLLAGVVALLVTLGLHLLLTRTSLGSKMLAVAEDQTAAQLMGIRPDTMQAIAWAIAAGATGLAGALIANFFYIVPTVGETLGIVAFVTVSLGGFGSVPGALAAGLLIGVIESLSGYLIGAIYKDIVVYVLFLFFLWFRPQGLMGKM; from the coding sequence ATGTCTTTTGTTCTCGTGCAGGTGATCGTCGGCGGGCTTCTGCTTGGCGCCGTCTACGCCCTGTTTTCGTCAGGCCTCACGCTGGTGTGGGGCATGATGAACATCGTCAATTTCGCACATGGCGATTTCGTCATGCTCGGCATGTACGTTGCCTATGTCGTCTACACGCTGATGGGGGGAGGGCCGATCTTGGGCGCGCCGCTGGCGACGCTGGTGCTCGCGACCGTCGGGGTCGTGATCTACTTCGCCTTGATCCGCGACGTCATGAAGGGGCCGATGCTGGCACAGATCCTCGGCACGTTCGGCCTTGCGTTGCTGTTACGCTATTCCGTGTTCTGGTGGTTCGGTGCCAATTTCCTGTCGATGCCGCAGGACATCGTCGGCGGCACTTATGCCTTTGCCGGCCTGCGTATCGAGGCCTCCCGGCTGCTCGCCGGCGTCGTCGCGTTGCTGGTGACGCTCGGCCTGCATCTGCTCCTGACGCGCACCTCGCTCGGCTCGAAGATGCTGGCGGTGGCGGAGGACCAGACGGCGGCGCAGCTGATGGGCATCCGGCCCGACACCATGCAGGCGATCGCCTGGGCCATTGCAGCCGGTGCTACTGGGCTAGCCGGTGCGCTGATCGCGAACTTCTTCTACATCGTGCCGACCGTCGGCGAAACGCTCGGCATCGTCGCCTTCGTCACCGTGTCGCTCGGTGGCTTCGGCAGCGTGCCGGGAGCCCTGGCCGCAGGGCTTCTGATCGGCGTGATCGAATCGCTGTCCGGCTATCTGATCGGCGCCATCTACAAGGACATCGTCGTCTACGTCCTGTTCCTGTTCTTCCTCTGGTTCCGGCCGCAGGGCCTGATGGGGAAGATGTGA
- a CDS encoding ABC transporter substrate-binding protein, with the protein MALRHVTRLLCAAAMSIALTAGAKAEDKVVKIGAILPMSGGTASIGAHAKAALEVAMDIINNAHPELGNLPLAKNAGLAGLGGAKVEIVFADNQGSPATGQNQALRLITEDKVAAVLGAYQSGITLTSSAIAEKYGIPYLTPESVAANLTERGFKWFFRTTPIAPDFVRIYDEFLSDMKAAGAKTDSIALVHDNTEYGTSVANTIATGFKDKGRSGVIDVAYAVNATDVQAQVLQLKEKKPDVVLMISYTSDAILFAKTMQSQDYKPPLLLADDAGYSDPSFIKAVGKLSQGVFNRSSWAVGPAGSPSAIIAGMYKKKSGEEMDDTVGRQMQGFFVLVDAIDRAGSTDPAKIQAALKATDLKTEQLIMGYKGVKFDEKGQNILASAYIIQLQDGENYVSVWPKANAEKSPVLPYKAW; encoded by the coding sequence ATGGCGTTGAGGCATGTCACCAGGCTGCTTTGCGCAGCCGCGATGTCCATTGCGCTCACTGCGGGCGCGAAAGCAGAGGACAAGGTCGTCAAGATCGGCGCGATCCTGCCGATGTCCGGCGGCACCGCCTCGATCGGCGCACACGCCAAGGCGGCGCTCGAAGTCGCCATGGATATCATCAACAACGCCCATCCCGAACTCGGCAATCTGCCGCTGGCGAAAAACGCGGGGCTTGCCGGTCTCGGTGGCGCCAAGGTCGAGATTGTGTTCGCCGACAACCAGGGTAGTCCGGCCACGGGGCAGAACCAGGCGTTGCGGCTGATCACGGAGGATAAGGTCGCAGCCGTGCTGGGCGCCTACCAGTCCGGCATCACGTTGACCTCCAGCGCGATCGCGGAGAAATACGGCATTCCCTACCTGACGCCGGAATCGGTTGCCGCCAATCTCACCGAGCGCGGCTTCAAATGGTTCTTCCGCACCACGCCGATCGCGCCGGACTTCGTCCGGATCTACGACGAATTCCTGTCCGACATGAAGGCGGCCGGCGCCAAGACCGACAGCATCGCGCTGGTCCACGACAATACCGAATACGGCACCTCGGTCGCCAACACGATCGCCACCGGCTTCAAGGACAAGGGGCGGAGCGGCGTGATCGACGTCGCCTATGCCGTCAACGCCACCGACGTGCAGGCCCAGGTACTCCAGCTCAAGGAGAAGAAGCCCGACGTCGTGCTGATGATCAGCTACACCTCGGATGCGATCCTGTTCGCCAAGACCATGCAGTCGCAGGACTACAAGCCGCCGCTTCTGCTTGCGGACGATGCCGGCTACTCCGATCCATCCTTCATCAAGGCGGTCGGCAAGCTCTCGCAAGGCGTCTTCAACCGTTCGTCCTGGGCGGTCGGTCCGGCCGGTTCGCCCTCGGCGATCATTGCCGGCATGTACAAGAAGAAGAGCGGCGAGGAGATGGATGACACGGTCGGACGGCAGATGCAGGGCTTCTTCGTGCTGGTCGACGCGATCGACCGCGCGGGCTCGACCGATCCGGCAAAGATCCAGGCCGCGCTCAAGGCAACCGATCTCAAGACCGAACAGCTGATCATGGGCTACAAGGGTGTGAAATTCGACGAGAAGGGCCAGAACATCCTGGCGTCGGCCTACATCATCCAGCTCCAGGACGGCGAGAATTATGTGTCGGTTTGGCCTAAGGCCAACGCCGAGAAGTCGCCGGTGCTGCCCTACAAGGCCTGGTGA
- a CDS encoding efflux RND transporter permease subunit: MNLSKFFIDRPIFAGVLSVLIFLAGLISLFAMPISEYPDVVPPSVVVRASYPGANPKVIAETVATPIEEQINGVENMLYMSSQATTDGAMTLTVTFRLGTDPDKATQLVQNRVQQAEPRLPAVVRQLGIITKKSSPDLTMVVHLLSPNNRYDMTYLRNYAVLNVKDRLARIDGVGDVQLYGAGDYSMRVWVDPQKAAEHGLTASDIVKAIQAQNVEAAAGVVGSSPNVRGIDLQMSVNAEGRLANEEQFGDIVVKTGTRGEVVRLRDVARIELGASEYGLRSLLDNKQAVAIPIFQAPGSNALEISDHVRATMAEIKKNMPEGVSYQIVYDPTQFVRSSIEAVIHTLLEAIALVVLVVILFLQTWRASIIPLLAVPVSIVGTFAVMHLFGFSINALSLFGLVLAIGIVVDDAIVVVENVERNIEGGLSPRDATYQAMREVSGPIIAIAMVLIAVFVPLAFISGLTGQFYKQFALTIAISTVISAVNSLTLSPALSALLLKGHDEPKDRLTLIMEKSLGWFFRRFNRAFTYSSESYSGTVTKVISGKAAVMGLYVVLVGITAFLFQQVPSGFVPGQDKQYLVGFARLPDGATLDRTEEVIRKMSDIALTQPGVESSVAFPGLSISGFTNSSNAGIVFSTLKPFDERKDPSLSGPALAAELNKKYAGIQEAFIAMFPPPPVNGLGTIGGFKLQIEDRAGLGYEALNEATKAFMAAMQKAPEIAGVFSSFQVNVPQLFADIDRTKALQLGVPVTEVFNTLQIYLGSYYVNDFNKFGRTYSVYVQADAPFRARADDIRQLKVRSSSGDMVPLSALLKIRQSAGPERAIRYNGFLSSDINAAAAPGYSSGQAQEAATRIAAETLPPGFAFEWTDLTYQEFIAGNSGLWVFPLAILLVFLVLAALYESLTLPLSIIMIVPMGLLAAMFGVWLSKGDNNVFTQIGLIVLVGLSAKNAILIVEFARELEFAGRTPIRAAIEASRLRLRPILMTSMAFIMGVLPLVLSTGAGSEMRRAMGVAVFSGMIGVTVFGLFLTPVFYVLLRTVTGNKALVHHGSDISAAPVQGLGHQGSGH; this comes from the coding sequence ATGAATCTCTCAAAGTTCTTTATCGACCGTCCGATCTTTGCCGGCGTGCTGTCGGTCCTGATTTTCCTCGCGGGCCTGATCTCGCTGTTCGCGATGCCGATCTCGGAATACCCCGATGTGGTGCCGCCTTCGGTCGTGGTGCGTGCGAGCTACCCCGGCGCTAATCCCAAGGTGATTGCCGAGACCGTGGCGACGCCGATCGAGGAGCAGATCAACGGCGTCGAGAACATGCTGTACATGTCGAGCCAGGCCACCACCGACGGCGCCATGACGCTGACGGTGACGTTCCGCCTCGGCACCGATCCCGACAAGGCGACGCAGTTGGTGCAGAACCGCGTGCAGCAGGCCGAGCCGCGCCTGCCGGCCGTGGTGCGCCAGCTCGGCATCATTACCAAGAAGTCGTCGCCCGACCTCACCATGGTCGTGCATCTGTTGTCGCCGAACAACCGCTACGACATGACTTACTTGCGCAACTACGCGGTGCTCAACGTCAAGGACCGGCTGGCGCGGATCGACGGCGTCGGTGACGTCCAGCTCTATGGCGCTGGCGACTATTCGATGCGGGTCTGGGTCGATCCGCAGAAGGCGGCCGAGCACGGCCTGACCGCCAGCGACATCGTCAAGGCGATCCAGGCGCAGAACGTCGAGGCCGCGGCCGGCGTCGTCGGCTCCTCCCCGAACGTCAGGGGTATCGACCTGCAAATGTCCGTCAATGCCGAGGGTCGGCTTGCGAACGAGGAGCAGTTCGGTGACATCGTCGTCAAGACCGGCACGCGTGGCGAAGTCGTACGCTTACGCGACGTCGCGCGCATCGAGCTCGGTGCGTCCGAATACGGCCTGCGCTCTCTGCTTGACAACAAGCAGGCGGTGGCGATCCCGATCTTCCAGGCGCCGGGCTCGAACGCGCTGGAGATCTCCGACCACGTTCGCGCCACCATGGCCGAGATCAAGAAGAACATGCCGGAAGGCGTATCCTATCAGATCGTCTACGACCCCACCCAATTCGTGCGTTCCTCGATCGAGGCTGTGATCCACACTTTGCTGGAGGCGATCGCGCTGGTGGTGCTGGTGGTGATCCTGTTCCTCCAGACCTGGCGCGCTTCGATCATTCCGCTGCTGGCGGTGCCGGTGTCGATCGTCGGCACCTTTGCCGTGATGCACCTGTTCGGCTTCTCCATCAACGCGCTCAGCCTGTTCGGCCTGGTGCTCGCGATCGGCATCGTCGTCGACGACGCCATCGTCGTGGTCGAGAACGTCGAGCGCAACATCGAGGGCGGGCTGTCGCCGCGCGACGCCACCTATCAGGCGATGCGCGAGGTGTCCGGTCCGATCATCGCGATCGCGATGGTGCTGATCGCGGTGTTCGTACCGCTCGCCTTCATCTCCGGCCTCACCGGCCAGTTCTACAAGCAGTTCGCGCTGACGATCGCGATCTCGACCGTGATCTCGGCCGTCAATTCGCTGACGCTTTCGCCGGCCTTGTCGGCGCTGCTGCTCAAGGGCCATGACGAGCCGAAGGACCGGCTGACGCTGATCATGGAGAAAAGCCTTGGCTGGTTCTTCCGTCGCTTCAATCGGGCGTTCACCTACTCCTCGGAAAGTTACAGCGGCACCGTGACCAAGGTGATCTCGGGCAAGGCCGCGGTCATGGGCCTTTACGTGGTGCTGGTTGGCATCACCGCCTTCCTGTTCCAGCAGGTGCCGAGCGGCTTCGTGCCGGGCCAGGACAAGCAATACCTTGTCGGCTTCGCTCGCCTGCCCGACGGCGCGACGCTCGACCGCACCGAAGAGGTCATCCGCAAGATGAGCGACATCGCGCTGACCCAGCCCGGTGTCGAGAGTTCGGTCGCCTTCCCCGGCCTGTCGATCTCAGGCTTCACCAACTCGTCCAACGCTGGCATCGTGTTCTCGACGCTCAAGCCGTTCGACGAGCGCAAGGACCCATCTCTCAGCGGGCCTGCGCTTGCGGCCGAGCTGAACAAGAAATATGCCGGCATCCAGGAGGCCTTCATCGCCATGTTCCCGCCGCCGCCGGTCAACGGCCTCGGCACCATCGGCGGCTTCAAGCTCCAGATCGAGGACCGTGCCGGTCTCGGTTATGAGGCTCTGAACGAGGCGACGAAGGCGTTCATGGCGGCGATGCAGAAGGCGCCGGAGATCGCCGGCGTGTTCTCGAGCTTCCAGGTCAATGTGCCCCAGCTGTTCGCCGACATCGACCGCACCAAGGCGCTTCAGCTGGGCGTTCCCGTGACGGAGGTGTTCAACACGCTCCAGATCTATCTGGGCTCCTACTACGTCAACGACTTCAACAAATTTGGTCGCACCTACTCCGTCTACGTCCAGGCCGACGCGCCGTTCCGTGCGCGGGCCGACGACATCAGGCAGTTGAAGGTCCGCTCATCCTCGGGCGACATGGTGCCATTGTCCGCGCTGCTCAAGATCCGCCAGAGCGCGGGGCCGGAGCGCGCGATCCGCTATAACGGCTTCCTGTCGTCCGACATCAACGCAGCCGCCGCGCCCGGTTATTCTTCGGGTCAGGCGCAGGAGGCGGCGACGCGGATCGCGGCGGAGACCTTGCCGCCCGGCTTCGCCTTCGAATGGACCGACCTGACCTATCAGGAGTTCATCGCCGGCAATTCCGGCCTGTGGGTGTTCCCGCTGGCGATCCTGCTGGTATTCCTGGTGCTGGCCGCGCTCTACGAGAGCCTGACACTGCCGCTGTCGATCATCATGATCGTGCCAATGGGGCTGCTGGCCGCAATGTTCGGCGTCTGGCTCTCGAAGGGCGACAACAACGTCTTCACCCAGATCGGCTTGATCGTGCTGGTCGGCCTCTCCGCCAAGAACGCGATCCTGATCGTCGAATTCGCGCGCGAGCTCGAGTTCGCCGGGCGGACGCCGATCCGGGCCGCGATCGAGGCGAGCCGCTTGCGGCTTCGACCGATCCTGATGACGTCGATGGCCTTTATCATGGGGGTGCTGCCGCTGGTGCTCTCGACCGGCGCCGGCTCGGAGATGCGGCGGGCGATGGGCGTTGCCGTGTTCTCCGGCATGATCGGTGTCACCGTGTTCGGCCTGTTCCTGACGCCGGTGTTCTACGTGCTGCTCAGAACCGTCACCGGC
- a CDS encoding ABC transporter ATP-binding protein — translation MLLEARGITKAFGSFKAVDDASATLEQGDILGLIGPNGAGKSTFFNCLTGDLKTTSGHVLFEGHDITEFTPEHRAGLGLARTFQVPQTFEGMTVLENVMIGAFLRTAHRKEAEAKARAVLARVGMSRLAYAPARSLGTAGRKRLEIARALATEPKVLLLDEAMAGLNAHEVKLAIDLVRDIHRSGIALVIVEHIMEVIMSLASRVMVFHQGKEIARGSPREVTSNPAVIAAYLGTRAAKAAAGHTPVELLGGPEL, via the coding sequence ATGCTCCTTGAGGCGCGCGGAATTACGAAAGCATTCGGCAGCTTCAAGGCAGTGGACGATGCTTCCGCGACCCTGGAGCAGGGCGACATCCTCGGCCTGATCGGTCCGAATGGTGCCGGAAAATCCACCTTCTTCAATTGCCTCACCGGCGATCTCAAGACCACCTCGGGCCACGTGTTGTTCGAGGGCCACGACATCACCGAATTCACGCCGGAGCATCGCGCCGGGCTCGGGCTCGCGCGTACCTTCCAGGTGCCGCAGACCTTTGAAGGCATGACGGTGCTCGAAAACGTCATGATCGGCGCCTTCCTGCGCACCGCGCATCGCAAGGAGGCCGAAGCGAAAGCGCGCGCGGTGCTCGCGCGCGTCGGCATGAGCCGGCTTGCGTATGCGCCGGCGCGCTCGCTCGGCACGGCCGGCCGCAAGCGGCTGGAAATCGCGCGGGCGCTTGCTACCGAGCCAAAGGTGCTGCTGCTCGATGAGGCCATGGCCGGCCTCAACGCGCATGAGGTGAAGCTCGCGATCGATCTGGTGCGCGACATCCATCGCTCCGGCATCGCGCTCGTCATCGTCGAGCACATCATGGAAGTGATCATGTCGCTCGCAAGCCGCGTCATGGTGTTTCACCAGGGCAAGGAGATCGCGCGCGGCTCGCCGCGTGAGGTCACGTCCAACCCGGCCGTCATCGCGGCGTACCTCGGCACCCGCGCCGCGAAGGCCGCCGCCGGCCACACGCCAGTCGAGCTGTTGGGTGGGCCGGAGCTATGA
- the rnz gene encoding ribonuclease Z — MFALTFLGTSASVPSAERNHPALLVEAAGQRILIDCGEGTQRQLLRSGAGFRRLDRILLTHGHFDHVLGIPGLFSTLGLRQTSDVMTIHGGSGTIDIVIRMLAGLWGEGRAPIPVEFAALTEGEVIDAGDFTIDCFPVHHRDTDSFGFVFQSLARRHLRPDRLVALGVPDGPMRGELAAGRPVVIADGRTIDPEDVLGPPGGGRKLAVIGDTESTEGLSRYVANADLLVIEATFLDRDAQTARDYGHLTAAEAAAFAAANNVGQLVLNHVSGRYEDDEILAEATRIFPNTRIASDLDRIVI; from the coding sequence ATGTTCGCCCTGACATTTCTCGGGACCTCCGCCAGCGTTCCATCCGCCGAACGCAATCATCCCGCCCTTCTCGTCGAGGCCGCGGGCCAGCGCATCCTGATCGATTGCGGTGAGGGCACGCAGCGTCAGCTGTTGCGGAGCGGCGCCGGCTTTCGGCGCCTTGACCGCATCCTGCTGACGCATGGTCATTTCGATCATGTGCTCGGCATCCCCGGCCTGTTTTCGACGCTGGGGTTGCGCCAGACGTCCGACGTGATGACCATCCATGGCGGGTCCGGCACGATCGACATCGTGATCCGGATGCTTGCGGGGCTCTGGGGCGAGGGCCGGGCGCCGATCCCGGTCGAGTTCGCAGCGTTGACCGAAGGCGAGGTCATCGATGCCGGCGACTTCACCATTGATTGCTTTCCGGTCCACCATCGCGACACCGACAGTTTCGGCTTCGTCTTCCAAAGTCTTGCACGTCGTCACCTCAGGCCCGACCGCCTCGTGGCGCTCGGTGTCCCCGACGGTCCGATGCGCGGAGAGTTGGCCGCAGGACGACCGGTCGTGATCGCCGACGGCAGGACGATCGATCCGGAAGATGTGCTGGGGCCGCCGGGCGGTGGCAGGAAGCTGGCGGTGATCGGCGACACCGAGAGCACCGAGGGGCTCTCCAGATATGTTGCGAACGCCGACCTGCTGGTAATCGAGGCAACCTTTCTCGACCGCGATGCGCAGACCGCCCGGGACTACGGCCATCTCACTGCGGCAGAGGCGGCCGCGTTTGCTGCCGCGAACAATGTCGGGCAGCTCGTGCTCAATCATGTGTCGGGTCGCTATGAGGACGACGAGATCCTGGCCGAGGCGACACGAATATTTCCAAACACCCGGATCGCCTCAGACCTCGACCGCATCGTGATCTAG
- a CDS encoding branched-chain amino acid ABC transporter permease, whose translation MRRLVWLSVVAAVAIAYPLLLSSPFQQRLGALVLLYAIAASAWNIVGGYAGQVSVGHVVFFGCGAYAAMGAYAKFGLSPLFGIPGGIALAVGLAAIIGVPTLRLSGHYFSMATIAVAETMRLIVTNTEWLGAAVGLSGPTVPRNIFDLSFLSSLPYYYLFLSVLAITLLITWWMTNSRMGFYLRAIKDSERAARSLGAPASRTKLYAYMLSAALTAVAGALYAMMFGFVDPESGFGILISVKILIMAALGGAGLLFGPLVGAAILVPLEEISNSWLGGKGAGLTFVAYGAIIVLIARFQPGGLLSLVMRRKKAAADTGASHAP comes from the coding sequence ATGCGCCGCCTGGTCTGGCTCTCGGTCGTCGCAGCCGTTGCGATCGCCTATCCGCTGCTGCTGTCCTCGCCGTTCCAGCAGCGTTTGGGCGCGCTGGTGCTGCTCTATGCGATTGCGGCGTCGGCCTGGAACATCGTCGGCGGTTATGCCGGCCAGGTTTCGGTCGGCCATGTCGTGTTCTTCGGCTGCGGCGCCTATGCCGCGATGGGAGCCTACGCAAAGTTCGGCCTGTCGCCGCTGTTCGGCATTCCCGGCGGCATCGCGCTGGCGGTGGGGCTCGCCGCCATCATCGGCGTGCCGACGCTGCGGCTATCAGGCCATTATTTCAGCATGGCGACGATCGCGGTGGCCGAGACGATGCGGCTGATCGTCACCAACACCGAATGGTTGGGCGCAGCGGTTGGCCTCTCGGGGCCGACGGTGCCGCGCAACATCTTCGATCTCTCGTTCCTGTCGTCGCTGCCGTATTACTATCTCTTCCTCTCCGTCCTCGCGATCACGCTGCTCATCACCTGGTGGATGACCAACAGCCGGATGGGATTTTACCTGCGTGCGATCAAGGATTCCGAGCGCGCCGCGCGCTCGCTCGGTGCGCCCGCGAGCCGCACAAAGCTCTATGCTTATATGCTCAGCGCGGCGCTGACCGCCGTCGCCGGCGCGCTCTATGCGATGATGTTCGGCTTCGTCGATCCCGAGTCCGGTTTCGGCATCCTGATCTCGGTGAAAATCCTGATCATGGCGGCTCTGGGCGGCGCGGGGCTGTTGTTCGGGCCGCTGGTCGGTGCCGCGATCCTGGTGCCGCTGGAGGAGATTTCCAACAGCTGGCTCGGCGGCAAGGGCGCCGGGCTCACCTTTGTGGCTTACGGCGCCATCATCGTGTTGATCGCGCGCTTCCAGCCGGGCGGCCTGCTCAGCCTGGTCATGCGCAGGAAGAAAGCTGCCGCCGACACAGGAGCAAGCCATGCTCCTTGA
- a CDS encoding TetR/AcrR family transcriptional regulator, translating into MGMGRPREFDAEIALDQAMEVFWRHGYEGATIAQLTEAMGINPPSLYACFGNKEGLLKAALDRYTKLRSVWMDEVVAASTARDVAERMLMGIADKQTDPANPPGCLLVQGGIACGTGSENVPFELAARRAQNEDQLRDRFVRAKAEGDLKESADPAALARYVSAVSVGMGVMASSGSDREALRQVATVAVQAVEAQSERQ; encoded by the coding sequence ATGGGCATGGGACGCCCCCGCGAATTCGACGCCGAAATCGCGTTGGATCAGGCGATGGAAGTGTTTTGGCGCCACGGCTATGAGGGCGCCACCATTGCCCAACTCACCGAAGCCATGGGCATCAACCCGCCGAGCCTTTATGCCTGCTTCGGTAATAAGGAAGGCCTGCTGAAGGCCGCGCTCGACCGCTACACCAAGTTGCGCAGCGTCTGGATGGACGAGGTGGTCGCCGCATCCACCGCCCGCGATGTCGCCGAGCGGATGCTGATGGGGATCGCCGACAAGCAGACCGATCCGGCCAATCCGCCCGGCTGCCTGCTCGTGCAGGGCGGCATCGCCTGCGGCACCGGCTCCGAAAACGTCCCCTTCGAGCTCGCCGCGCGTCGCGCCCAGAACGAAGATCAATTGCGCGATCGTTTCGTCCGCGCCAAGGCGGAAGGCGATCTCAAGGAGAGCGCGGACCCAGCCGCACTCGCGCGCTATGTCTCGGCGGTCTCGGTCGGCATGGGCGTGATGGCATCATCGGGCTCCGACCGCGAGGCGCTGCGGCAGGTGGCGACCGTGGCGGTGCAGGCCGTTGAGGCGCAGTCGGAGCGCCAGTAA
- a CDS encoding efflux RND transporter periplasmic adaptor subunit, translated as MPPSQDTSRPGRIRRLLGGVAIVGALAVAGSIATGHYFRAAQATATAAAAEQAVPVTVAMIEPRRTVLWDDFSGRLEAIQRVELRPRVAGAVLSTNFTEGTLVKAGDVLFKIDPAPYAAEVDKAAAQLEAAKARVVFTQSELERGAQLVGNAVVTRRDYDQRDNANREAIANVKAAEATLQTAKLNLDYTEVRAPVDGRVGKIEITVGNLVAAGTASPVLTSLVSVNPIYASFDADEEVVLHALNSIADVSGKRGDLDQIPVEMATSGGLSAKGHIQLIDNQVNGQSGTIRVRAVFQNEDGRLIPGQFARVRMGQPKQQTLVMIDERAIGTDQDKKFVMAVGDDSRAVYRPITLGGSVDGLRIVTAGLKQGDRIVVNGLQRVRPGALLKTEVAAMGARGQQASNHSNQDVVQR; from the coding sequence ATGCCCCCCTCCCAAGACACTTCTCGCCCTGGCCGCATCCGTCGCCTTCTCGGCGGCGTGGCCATCGTGGGCGCCCTCGCCGTGGCCGGCTCGATCGCGACCGGCCACTACTTCCGTGCCGCGCAGGCAACCGCAACAGCTGCGGCAGCCGAACAGGCCGTCCCCGTCACCGTCGCAATGATCGAACCGCGACGGACCGTGTTGTGGGATGATTTCTCCGGCCGTCTCGAGGCCATCCAACGCGTCGAGCTTCGCCCGCGCGTGGCAGGCGCGGTCCTGTCGACCAATTTTACGGAGGGCACGCTGGTGAAGGCCGGCGACGTGCTGTTCAAGATCGATCCGGCGCCCTACGCCGCCGAGGTCGACAAGGCCGCGGCGCAGCTCGAGGCCGCCAAGGCACGCGTGGTGTTCACCCAGAGCGAGCTCGAGCGCGGTGCCCAGCTCGTGGGCAACGCCGTCGTCACCCGGCGCGACTACGACCAGCGCGACAACGCCAATCGCGAAGCGATTGCCAATGTGAAGGCGGCCGAAGCGACGCTCCAGACCGCAAAGCTCAATCTCGACTACACCGAGGTGCGCGCGCCGGTCGACGGCCGCGTCGGCAAGATCGAGATCACCGTCGGCAATCTCGTCGCCGCCGGCACCGCTTCTCCGGTGCTGACCTCACTGGTCTCGGTCAATCCAATCTACGCGTCCTTCGACGCGGACGAAGAAGTGGTGCTGCACGCGCTGAACTCGATCGCGGACGTCTCCGGCAAGCGTGGCGATCTCGACCAGATCCCGGTGGAGATGGCGACCTCCGGCGGGCTCTCGGCGAAAGGCCACATCCAGCTCATCGACAACCAGGTCAACGGCCAGAGCGGCACTATCCGTGTCCGCGCGGTGTTCCAGAACGAGGACGGGCGTCTCATCCCCGGCCAGTTCGCCCGCGTGCGCATGGGCCAGCCGAAGCAGCAGACGCTGGTGATGATCGACGAGCGCGCGATCGGCACCGACCAGGACAAGAAGTTCGTGATGGCGGTCGGCGACGACAGCCGCGCGGTCTATCGGCCGATCACGCTGGGCGGCTCAGTTGATGGCCTGCGCATCGTCACGGCTGGCCTGAAGCAAGGCGACCGCATCGTGGTCAACGGGCTGCAACGCGTGCGTCCCGGCGCCCTTCTCAAGACAGAGGTCGCCGCAATGGGCGCGCGCGGACAGCAGGCCTCCAACCACAGCAACCAGGACGTGGTGCAACGCTAG
- a CDS encoding DUF1428 domain-containing protein → MPYIDGFVLAVPKDKIDAYRALARTACAVWLEHGALDYVECIGDDVPYGQLTSFPRAVMATEDEVVVFSWIVYRDREARDAVNAKVMADPRLKAADMPFDGKRMIYGGFTTLLRASDVVG, encoded by the coding sequence ATGCCCTATATCGATGGTTTCGTGCTGGCCGTGCCAAAGGACAAGATCGACGCCTACCGCGCGCTGGCGAGGACGGCCTGTGCGGTATGGCTGGAGCATGGCGCGCTCGATTATGTCGAATGCATCGGCGACGACGTGCCCTATGGCCAGCTGACATCGTTTCCGCGCGCGGTGATGGCGACGGAGGACGAGGTCGTGGTGTTCTCCTGGATCGTCTACCGCGACCGGGAGGCGCGCGATGCCGTCAACGCGAAGGTGATGGCGGACCCACGCCTCAAGGCCGCCGACATGCCGTTCGACGGCAAGCGCATGATCTATGGCGGCTTCACGACGCTGCTGCGGGCGAGCGACGTAGTTGGTTGA